One segment of Carya illinoinensis cultivar Pawnee chromosome 13, C.illinoinensisPawnee_v1, whole genome shotgun sequence DNA contains the following:
- the LOC122292938 gene encoding GDSL esterase/lipase At5g22810-like: MIVMGFPSPSLAPFLTLFLVFFVADGQSSVRPFFIFGDSVVDVGNNNHIYTFIKANFPPYGRDFVTHESTGRFCNGKLAIDFIADLLGLTYPPPYLSGRDRGTNLLIGANFASASSGYYDATANLYRAIPLSRQLWYYREYQNRLAAVVGRSNVASIISRAIFLVSAGSSDFLQNYYVNPLLYLALPPDRFSDLLIQSYTRFIQRLYALGARRIGVTTLPPIGCLPATITIFGMGSNVCVERLNNDAVSFNYKLNATSHWLQNNLHDLKLVVFDAYQPLYEIATNPSKHGFFEARRACCGTGLLETSILCNQESIGTCANASEYVFWDGLHPSEAANYYLASRLAPSGISLITP, from the exons ATGATAGTCATGGGTTTTCCAAGTCCTAGCTTGGCTCCTTTTCTCACTTTGTTTCTAGTCTTCTTTGTGGCTGATGGGCAGTCTTCGGTTCgcccattttttatatttggggACTCTGTTGTTGATGTAGGGAACAACAACCACATCTATACCTTTATAAAAGCAAACTTTCCTCCGTACGGAAGAGATTTTGTTACTCACGAATCAACTGGGAGATTCTGCAATGGAAAGCTAGCCATAGACTTCATTG CTGACCTGCTAGGCCTGACTTATCCACCACCTTATCTTAGCGGAAGAGATAGAGGAACAAACCTCTTGATTGGTGCCAACTTTGCCTCAGCTTCTTCTGGTTACTATGATGCTACAGCTAACCTATat CGTGCGATCCCATTGAGTAGGCAGCTGTGGTACTACAGAGAATATCAGAATAGGTTGGCTGCAGTTGTAGGGAGATCAAATGTTGCATCAATAATATCTCGTGCAATCTTCCTTGTTAGTGCTGGGAGCAGCGACTTTCTTCAAAACTATTACGTTAATCCTCTTCTCTACCTGGCCCTTCCTCCTGATCGGTTCTCAGACCTTCTCATACAATCATATACGCGTTTCATTCAG AGACTCTATGCATTGGGAGCAAGGAGAATTGGAGTGACAACACTGCCGCCAATAGGATGCTTGCCAGCAACTATAACAATATTTGGGATGGGTAGCAATGTGTGTGTGGAAAGGTTAAACAACGATGCGGTTTCCTTCAATTACAAGCTCAATGCCACATCTCACTGGCTGCAAAATAACCTCCATGACCTCAAATTGGTGGTCTTTGATGCCTACCAACCTCTCTATGAAATTGCCACAAACCCTTCAAAACATG GGTTCTTTGAGGCAAGGAGGGCTTGCTGTGGAACAGGCTTGCTAGAAACGTCAATACTATGCAATCAGGAATCGATAGGGACGTGTGCAAATGCATCAGAGTACGTATTCTGGGACGGTTTACATCCATCGGAGGCTGCGAACTATTATTTGGCTTCCAGGTTGGCGCCGAGTGGCATCTCCCTGATCACCCCGTGA